One segment of bacterium DNA contains the following:
- a CDS encoding cobalamin B12-binding domain-containing protein — protein sequence MTHKRIRVLVAKPGLDGHDRGAKVVARALRDAGMEVIYTGLHQTPEAIVEAALQEDVDVVGLSILSGAHMTMFPRVRELLREKGAEHVLITGGGILPEDDIAELQKVGIGRLFTPGTTTDDIVAYIKEAVPSEN from the coding sequence ATGACGCATAAACGAATACGCGTGTTGGTGGCGAAGCCGGGCCTCGACGGCCACGACCGCGGCGCCAAAGTCGTGGCGCGGGCGCTGCGGGACGCCGGCATGGAGGTCATCTACACGGGCCTGCACCAGACGCCGGAGGCCATCGTCGAGGCGGCGCTGCAGGAGGACGTCGACGTCGTCGGCCTGTCCATCCTATCCGGCGCGCACATGACGATGTTCCCCCGCGTCCGGGAGCTTTTGCGCGAGAAGGGCGCCGAGCACGTCCTCATCACCGGCGGCGGCATCCTCCCCGAGGACGATATTGCCGAGCTGCAGAAGGTCGGCATAGGCCGCCTCTTCACGCCCGGCACCACCACCGACGACATCGTAGCGTACATAAAAGAAGCCGTCCCCTCCGAGAACTGA
- a CDS encoding methylmalonyl-CoA mutase family protein has translation MFDKKELEKIARAKAAWDKKAGECRERDALFETVSGLPVAPLYTPADVAGLDYERDLGVPGEYPYTRGVQANMYRGRLWTMRQFSGFGSAEDTNGRYKYLLGHGQTGLSVAFDLPTIMGRDSDHPYARGEVGKCGVAISSLADMEVLFDGIPLAEVSTSMTINAPAALLLAYYVAVGEKQGVDSRILRGTIQNDILKEYIAQKTWIYPPEPSMRIITDIMAYCAAEVPKWNTISISGYHIREAGSTAAQELAFTLADGFAYVEAGIAAGMDVDTFAPRLSHFFNAHLDFFEEIAKYRAARRIWAKRMKNKYKARDPRSWLMRFHTQTAGCSLTAQQPENNIVRTAIEALAGVLGGTQSLHTNSMDETMALPSEKAVLIALRTQQVIAYESGVANVIDPLAGSYYVEYLTNKMEEEAEEYFDKIEALGGVLKAIEKGFFQKEIADAAYDYQKKIEQGKRVQVGVNEFKLDDEKIEIDLLKVDPAVEEHQNKRLAKVRAERSEAEWKKALGGMRQAARDGTNLMPHFLACARAYATLGETLDVLREEFDEYKETPIY, from the coding sequence ATGTTCGATAAAAAAGAACTCGAGAAAATCGCCCGGGCCAAGGCGGCCTGGGATAAGAAGGCCGGCGAATGCCGGGAGCGGGACGCCCTGTTCGAAACCGTGAGCGGCCTGCCGGTGGCGCCGCTCTATACCCCCGCCGACGTCGCCGGCCTCGACTACGAGCGAGACCTCGGCGTCCCGGGCGAGTACCCCTACACCCGCGGCGTCCAGGCCAATATGTACCGCGGCCGGCTGTGGACCATGCGCCAGTTCTCCGGCTTCGGCTCGGCGGAGGATACCAACGGCCGCTACAAATACCTCCTGGGCCACGGCCAGACGGGCCTCTCCGTCGCGTTCGACCTCCCCACGATTATGGGCCGCGACTCCGACCACCCATACGCGCGCGGCGAGGTGGGCAAGTGCGGCGTCGCGATATCGTCGCTGGCCGATATGGAGGTCCTCTTCGACGGCATCCCGCTGGCCGAGGTCTCGACGTCGATGACGATCAACGCCCCCGCGGCGCTCCTCCTGGCGTACTACGTCGCCGTGGGCGAGAAGCAGGGCGTCGACTCGAGAATATTACGCGGTACCATCCAGAACGACATCCTCAAGGAATACATCGCCCAGAAAACGTGGATATATCCCCCCGAGCCGTCGATGCGCATCATCACCGACATCATGGCCTACTGCGCCGCCGAAGTCCCGAAGTGGAACACCATCTCCATCTCGGGATACCACATCCGCGAGGCCGGCTCGACCGCGGCCCAGGAGCTCGCCTTCACGCTGGCCGACGGCTTCGCGTACGTCGAGGCCGGCATCGCCGCCGGCATGGACGTGGACACTTTCGCGCCGCGCCTCTCCCACTTCTTCAACGCCCACCTCGACTTCTTCGAGGAGATAGCGAAGTACCGCGCCGCCCGCCGGATCTGGGCCAAGCGGATGAAGAACAAGTATAAGGCCCGCGACCCGCGGTCCTGGCTCATGCGCTTCCACACGCAGACGGCGGGATGCAGCCTCACGGCGCAGCAGCCGGAGAACAATATCGTCCGGACCGCCATCGAGGCGCTGGCCGGCGTACTGGGCGGTACGCAGTCGCTCCACACCAACTCCATGGACGAGACGATGGCGCTGCCCTCCGAGAAGGCGGTCCTCATCGCCCTCCGCACGCAGCAGGTAATCGCCTACGAGTCCGGCGTCGCCAACGTCATCGACCCCCTCGCCGGTTCCTACTACGTCGAGTATCTGACTAATAAAATGGAGGAGGAGGCCGAGGAGTACTTCGACAAGATAGAGGCGCTGGGCGGCGTGCTCAAGGCCATCGAGAAAGGTTTCTTCCAGAAGGAAATAGCCGACGCCGCGTACGATTACCAGAAGAAGATCGAGCAGGGCAAGCGCGTCCAGGTGGGCGTGAACGAGTTCAAACTCGACGACGAAAAAATCGAGATCGACCTCCTCAAGGTCGACCCGGCGGTCGAGGAGCACCAGAATAAGCGGCTGGCGAAGGTACGCGCGGAGCGCTCGGAGGCCGAGTGGAAGAAGGCGCTCGGGGGTATGCGACAGGCCGCGCGCGACGGGACCAACCTCATGCCCCACTTCCTGGCCTGCGCCCGGGCGTACGCCACGCTGGGCGAGACGCTGGACGTATTGCGCGAGGAGTTCGACGAGTACAAGGAGACGCCGATATACTAG